One window from the genome of Alnus glutinosa chromosome 13, dhAlnGlut1.1, whole genome shotgun sequence encodes:
- the LOC133853761 gene encoding cation/H(+) antiporter 18-like, whose protein sequence is MAGANATVTSSCPAAMKATSNGVFQGDNPLDFALPLAILQICIVVVLTRVLAFLLRPLRQPRVIAEIVGGILLGPSALGRNKHYLNAIFPSRSLTVLDTLANLGLLFFLFLVGLELDLKSLRQTGKKALSIAIVGVSLPFALGIGTSFVFRGTISKGVNEAPFLVFMGVALSITAFPVLARILAELKLLTTDVGRMAMSAAAVNDVAAWILLALAIALSGTGRSPLVSLWVFLCGSGFVLCCMFIVPPIFNWMAQRCLEGEPVKELYVCATLAGVLAAGFVTDAIGIHALFGAFVVGVMVPKEGPFAGALVEKVEDLVTGLLLPLYFVSSGLKTNVASIRGLQSWGLLVLVICTACFGKILGTVAVSLSFRVPIPEALALGFLMNTKGLVELIVLNIGKDRKVLNEETFAIMVLMAIFTTFMTTPLVMAVYKPAKRMSKAIFKHRTIEGNDPNTQLRILACFHSTRNIPSIINLIEASRGTEKKGGLSVYALHLMELTERPSAILMVHKARKNGLPFWNKSRQSGSNQVVVAFEAFQQLSRVSIRPMTAISPMNNIYEDICTSAERKRAEIIILPFHKHQRFDGALETTRTEFRSVNRKVLEHAPCSVGIFVDRGLGGSTQVSASNVSLTLTVLFFGGCDDREAVAYGARMAEHPGNSLTVIHFLASPEIAGEIVEVDVGDGDGSKTSSGTGDERFLAEFKQKILNNNSIKFEERFVRNAAETIDAVREVGRCSLFLVGRVPEGQVAASLNVKSDCSELGPVGSLLTSPDFSTSASVLVVQQYHSQRVLTPLSSRSVLPEEVSAVLPEEDLESK, encoded by the exons atggctggcGCCAATGCCACAGTTACAAGCTCGTGTCCAGCAGCCATGAAGGCAACATCAAACGGGGTGTTCCAGGGAGATAATCCTCTTGATTTTGCACTCCCTCTTGCCATCTTGCAGATATGTATTGTAGTTGTACTCACGCGTGTTCTGGCTTTTCTTTTAAGGCCATTGAGACAGCCTCGCGTCATTGCTGAGATTGTT GGTGGAATATTACTTGGCCCGTCCGCGCTAGGTCGAAACAAACACTATCTAAATGCAATTTTTCCATCTAGAAGCCTCACAGTGTTGGATACTTTAGCCAATCTGGGTCTCCTCTTCTTTTTATTCCTTGTAGGCCTAGAGTTAGACCTAAAGTCCCTCCGCCAGACTGGAAAGAAAGCTTTAAGCATAGCTATTGTAGGAGTTAGCCTTCCCTTTGCATTAGGAATTGGAACCTCATTTGTCTTCCGAGGAACTATTTCCAAAGGAGTAAATGAAGCCCCATTTCTTGTATTCATGGGGGTGGCCCTTTCTATTACTGCATTTCCAGTCTTGGCCCGTATTTTGGCTGAACTCAAGCTATTGACCACTGATGTTGGCCGAATGGCCATGTCTGCTGCAGCAGTCAATGATGTGGCTGCATGGATTCTACTTGCTCTTGCCATTGCCCTCTCCGGCACCGGCCGCTCTCCCCTGGTTTCGTTATGGGTTTTCTTGTGTGGGAGTGGTTTTGTTCTCTGTTGTATGTTCATTGTCCCACCAATCTTTAATTGGATGGCGCAGCGTTGCCTTGAGGGCGAGCCTGTGAAAGAGTTGTATGTATGTGCTACTTTAGCTGGAGTTTTGGCAGCAGGGTTTGTCACTGATGCTATTGGAATTCATGCCCTCTTTGGTGCATTTGTGGTTGGAGTAATGGTCCCAAAAGAAGGGCCATTTGCAGGTGCTCTTGTGGAAAAAGTTGAGGATCTTGTAACTGGTCTTCTCCTTCCTTTGTACTTCGTCTCAAGCGGATTGAAAACCAATGTAGCATCGATTCGAGGGCTACAATCATGGGGTCTCCTTGTACTAGTCATTTGTACAgcctgttttgggaagattcTTGGTACTGTTGCAGTCTCCCTCTCCTTTAGAGTACCTATTCCGGAGGCTCTGGCTCTGGGGTTCCTAATGAATACCAAAGGTTTGGTGGAACTCATTGTCCTCAACATTGGCAAAGACAGAAAg GTATTGAATGAGGAAACGTTTGCCATCATGGTTCTTATGGCTATCTTCACAACCTTCATGACAACACCTCTAGTTATGGCAGTATATAAGCCAGCTAAGAGAATGAGTAAAGCCATTTTCAAGCACAGAACAATCGAGGGAAATGATCCAAACACACAACTTCGGATTTTAGCCTGTTTCCACAGCACAAGAAACATACCATCGATTATTAATCTCATTGAGGCTTCACGTGGGACAGAGAAGAAGGGAGGACTCAGTGTCTATGCATTGCACCTCATGGAGCTAACCGAGAGGCCGTCTGCGATATTGATGGTTCACAAGGCAAGAAAAAACGGCTTACCCTTTTGGAATAAGAGCCGTCAATCAGGTTCCAATCAAGTTGTTGTTGCTTTTGAGGCCTTCCAGCAGCTAAGCCGAGTGTCCATTCGCCCAATGACAGCAATTTCTCCAATGAATAATATATACGAGGATATATGCACGAGTGCTGAGAGGAAAAGGGCAGAGATCATAATTCTCCCATTCCACAAGCACCAGAGGTTCGATGGAGCACTGGAGACAACTCGAACCGAGTTCCGTTCGGTCAACAGGAAGGTTCTCGAGCATGCACCATGCTCTGTCGGGATCTTTGTGGACCGTGGACTTGGTGGAAGCACCCAGGTTTCTGCAAGCAATGTTTCCCTAACCTTAACTGTTCTATTCTTTGGCGGCTGTGATGATCGTGAAGCTGTTGCTTACGGGGCTCGAATGGCGGAGCATCCTGGCAATAGTTTGACAGTTATTCACTTCTTAGCAAGTCCTGAGATTGCAGGGGAAATTGTTGAAGTTGATGTTGGTGATGGTGATGGCTCCAAAACTTCATCAGGAACAGGAGATGAAAGGTTTCTTGCTGAATTCAAGCAGAAGATTTTGAATAACAACTCAATCAAATTTGAAGAGAGGTTTGTAAGGAATGCTGCAGAAACTATCGATGCGGTTAGGGAAGTCGGTCGATGCAGTCTGTTTTTGGTTGGTCGGGTGCCTGAAGGCCAAGTAGCTGCATCTTTGAATGTTAAGAGTGACTGCTCTGAACTGGGGCCAGTAGGCAGCTTGTTGACTTCCCCGGATTTCTCAACTTCAGCGTCTGTGCTGGTGGTGCAACAGTATCATAGCCAGAGAGTTCTTACTCCATTGTCTTCGAGGAGTGTGTTGCCTGAGGAAGTTTCTGCTGTGTTGCCTGAGGAAGATTTAGAATCCAAGTGA